In Bacillota bacterium, one DNA window encodes the following:
- the kdsA gene encoding 3-deoxy-8-phosphooctulonate synthase, with protein MDGQVVTPVHVDKVVIGAGVPALIAGPCVIESEALCLQIAHELKAICERVGIPCIFKASFDKANRTSLHSFRGLGIEQGLRVLASVKQQVGVPVTTDIHEPWQAERAAEVVDLLQIPAFLCRQTDLLVAAARSGKPVNVKKGQFMAPWDMRHVVEKLRESGATGVMLTERGVSFGYNTLVVDFTALPQMRALGTPVVFDATHSVQLPGGAGARSGGRREFIPHLVRAAVAVGIDALFMEVHPEPDQGLSDPATMFPLRELEVLLTQVVAIHQAIRRG; from the coding sequence ATGGACGGACAGGTTGTTACCCCAGTACATGTCGACAAAGTAGTTATCGGCGCAGGAGTGCCTGCGCTGATCGCCGGACCGTGCGTCATCGAGAGCGAGGCACTGTGCCTGCAGATTGCCCATGAACTGAAAGCCATCTGCGAGCGTGTAGGTATTCCCTGCATTTTCAAAGCCTCTTTTGACAAAGCCAACCGCACCTCGCTGCATTCCTTCCGGGGACTGGGTATCGAGCAGGGCTTGCGCGTGCTGGCATCGGTCAAACAACAGGTCGGAGTGCCGGTAACCACCGACATCCACGAGCCATGGCAGGCAGAACGCGCCGCCGAAGTGGTAGACCTGCTACAGATACCTGCTTTTCTGTGCAGGCAGACCGATTTGCTGGTCGCCGCCGCTCGCTCCGGCAAGCCGGTGAACGTGAAGAAGGGTCAGTTCATGGCGCCGTGGGATATGCGCCACGTGGTGGAGAAGCTGCGCGAGAGTGGCGCAACGGGTGTGATGCTGACCGAACGCGGCGTCTCCTTCGGCTATAACACGCTGGTGGTAGACTTCACCGCGCTGCCCCAGATGCGTGCACTGGGTACACCGGTGGTATTTGACGCGACGCACAGCGTGCAGTTGCCGGGTGGCGCAGGCGCACGCAGCGGCGGCAGGCGTGAGTTCATTCCCCATCTGGTGCGGGCGGCTGTCGCGGTGGGTATCGATGCCCTCTTTATGGAGGTGCATCCCGAACCTGACCAGGGGTTGTCCGACCCCGCCACCATGTTTCCTCTGCGGGAACTGGAAGTTTTACTGACGCAGGTCGTGGCGATACATCAGGCAATCCGCCGGGGATAA